From Bradyrhizobium sp. NDS-1, the proteins below share one genomic window:
- a CDS encoding ketopantoate reductase family protein: MRICIFGAGAVGSHIAVRLARAGHEVSCVMRGAHLEAARAGGLKLRVGDSEVSAKVNASGDPAQLGPQDVVISTLKATALTGLVSSIKPLLQDDTAIIFAQNGIPWWYGIGLPPRHPTPPDISFLDPGGRLRACIPKERIIGGVVFSSNEVTAPGVVHNLTPDRNRLLIGECDDRHCERITKLRGVFNEARLESPPVAEIREAIWSKLLTNMSLSVLCLLTGQTARGVRDDPAFVEVIPRMLNEANEIAQHFIPEVKRVTRSGPAPNHKPSLLQDYELGRAMEIDVLVRAPQAFARTAGLSTPTLDLIAALAIQKARDKGLYSA, encoded by the coding sequence ATGCGCATCTGCATTTTCGGCGCGGGGGCCGTCGGCAGCCACATCGCGGTCCGGCTGGCGCGCGCCGGCCACGAGGTCTCATGCGTGATGCGGGGCGCGCATCTCGAGGCCGCGCGTGCAGGCGGCCTCAAGCTGCGCGTCGGCGATTCCGAGGTCAGCGCCAAGGTGAACGCATCGGGCGATCCGGCCCAGCTCGGCCCGCAGGACGTCGTGATCTCGACGCTGAAGGCAACCGCGCTAACGGGGCTGGTTTCCAGCATCAAGCCGCTGCTCCAGGACGACACCGCGATCATATTTGCGCAGAACGGCATCCCCTGGTGGTACGGCATCGGCCTGCCGCCGCGGCATCCGACCCCGCCCGACATATCCTTCCTCGATCCCGGCGGACGCCTGCGCGCCTGCATCCCGAAGGAACGGATCATCGGCGGCGTCGTCTTCTCCTCCAACGAGGTGACCGCGCCCGGCGTGGTGCACAATCTCACCCCGGACCGCAACCGCCTCTTGATCGGCGAATGCGATGACCGCCATTGCGAACGCATCACCAAGCTTCGCGGCGTCTTCAACGAGGCGCGGCTGGAATCGCCGCCGGTCGCCGAGATCCGCGAGGCGATCTGGTCAAAGCTGCTGACCAACATGTCGCTCTCGGTGCTGTGCCTGCTCACCGGCCAGACCGCCCGGGGCGTGCGCGACGACCCCGCCTTTGTGGAGGTGATTCCACGCATGCTGAACGAGGCCAATGAGATCGCCCAGCACTTCATCCCCGAAGTCAAGCGCGTGACCCGCAGCGGCCCTGCCCCCAATCACAAGCCGTCGCTGCTCCAGGATTACGAGCTCGGCCGTGCCATGGAAATCGACGTGCTGGTGAGGGCGCCCCAAGCTTTCGCGCGCACCGCCGGCCTGTCGACGCCGACACTCGATCTGATCGCCGCGCTCGCGATCCAGAAGGCGCGCGACAAGGGGCTTTACTCCGCGTGA
- a CDS encoding enoyl-CoA hydratase-related protein yields MTASPVLWTLDERGVANVTLNRPEVNNAYDGALIAGVLAAMDELAKKPALRVVVLRGNGRHFQAGADLKWINGVRPQSAEANEAASRATFEAVQRLNTLPIPTVALVQGGCFGGGTGVIAACDVVIAADNALFSITEVRWGLTAAIIIPQLCDAIGVRQVRRYALTGERFGAEDARRIGLVHEVVPLAELEAAGRKVVEQLLANGPDAMAETKRLALESSFGGMAVDDAAYTRLVHLHSLKRQSAEAAEGLASFAEKRAAKWGGG; encoded by the coding sequence ATGACTGCCAGCCCCGTCCTGTGGACCCTTGATGAGCGTGGGGTTGCGAACGTCACGTTGAACCGGCCGGAAGTCAACAACGCCTATGACGGTGCCCTGATCGCAGGCGTGCTCGCGGCCATGGACGAGTTGGCGAAGAAGCCGGCCTTGCGCGTCGTCGTGCTCCGGGGCAACGGCAGGCATTTCCAGGCCGGCGCCGACTTGAAATGGATCAACGGCGTGCGTCCGCAATCAGCGGAGGCCAACGAGGCAGCGTCGCGCGCCACCTTCGAAGCGGTGCAGCGGCTCAACACGCTGCCGATCCCGACCGTCGCCCTGGTGCAGGGCGGCTGTTTCGGCGGCGGCACCGGCGTGATCGCGGCCTGCGACGTAGTGATTGCCGCCGACAATGCCCTGTTCTCCATCACCGAGGTGCGTTGGGGTCTCACCGCTGCGATCATCATCCCGCAGCTTTGCGATGCCATCGGCGTGCGGCAAGTCCGCCGCTACGCGCTGACCGGCGAACGTTTTGGTGCCGAGGACGCCCGCCGCATCGGCCTCGTTCACGAGGTCGTGCCGCTCGCCGAACTCGAAGCTGCAGGCCGCAAGGTGGTCGAGCAATTGCTCGCCAACGGACCCGACGCGATGGCCGAGACCAAGCGCCTCGCGCTCGAAAGCTCGTTCGGCGGTATGGCGGTGGACGATGCGGCGTACACCCGGCTGGTGCATCTGCATTCACTCAAGCGCCAGAGCGCAGAAGCGGCGGAAGGGCTGGCCTCGTTCGCCGAGAAGCGGGCGGCGAAGTGGGGCGGCGGCTAG
- a CDS encoding LysR family transcriptional regulator produces MDILVNLQAFLATADATGFSAAARKLNVSTSVVAKRVTQLEARIGTPLFHRSTRQLRLTEAGQRYVHRARGVVTDATDLLSRMGEKGHDLVDHLRIKAPTSLTVARLADAFSAFQTQNPKLKLDIVLIDRPVDPVTEGFDIAIGAFPHSFGGVVDEPLCALKRLLCASPAYLKKHGTPKHPRDLVEHRCLSFLPTGPEWIFDGPRGRISIQVSPLLSSNEGHVLARSAIAGNGIALISHYLVADALRDGRLKPVLRDFPVPELWVKAAIPERRRNAAAVQALLTLLKTSLTPSL; encoded by the coding sequence ATGGACATCCTCGTGAATCTCCAGGCCTTCCTCGCCACTGCAGACGCGACCGGCTTCTCGGCTGCTGCGCGAAAGCTCAACGTTTCGACCTCGGTCGTCGCCAAGCGCGTCACGCAGTTGGAAGCACGGATCGGCACGCCGCTGTTTCACCGCTCGACCCGGCAGTTGCGGCTCACCGAAGCCGGCCAGCGCTACGTGCATCGCGCGCGCGGGGTGGTGACCGACGCGACCGACCTGCTCTCGCGCATGGGCGAGAAAGGCCACGATCTCGTCGATCACTTGCGCATCAAGGCGCCGACCTCGCTGACGGTGGCACGGCTCGCCGATGCCTTCAGTGCGTTCCAGACCCAGAACCCGAAGCTCAAGCTCGATATCGTGCTGATCGATCGCCCGGTCGATCCCGTGACCGAGGGCTTCGACATCGCCATCGGCGCTTTCCCGCATTCGTTTGGCGGCGTGGTCGACGAGCCGCTCTGCGCGCTGAAGCGGCTGCTCTGCGCCTCGCCCGCCTATCTGAAGAAACATGGCACGCCAAAGCATCCGCGCGACCTCGTCGAGCATCGTTGCCTCAGTTTTCTGCCGACAGGCCCGGAGTGGATTTTCGACGGGCCGCGCGGCCGTATCAGCATCCAGGTCAGCCCGCTACTCTCCTCGAACGAGGGGCACGTGCTGGCGCGCAGCGCCATCGCCGGCAACGGCATCGCGTTGATCTCGCATTATCTCGTGGCGGATGCCTTGCGGGACGGCAGGCTGAAGCCGGTGCTACGCGACTTTCCGGTTCCGGAATTGTGGGTGAAGGCTGCGATCCCCGAGCGGCGCCGCAACGCAGCGGCTGTACAGGCGCTGCTGACACTGCTGAAAACATCACTGACGCCGTCGCTATAG
- a CDS encoding FAD-dependent oxidoreductase: MRATTIEEPARQVPLYGEYEVVVLGGGPAGIVAAASAARAGRKTLLIERYGFLGGMGTAAGVTNFCGLHGNVYGEHRRLVQGMASEFLARIDRLGGLNTPHLILGKVFAQAYDTAAYKIAADELLASHNVHILFHALGAGVVMGNERRIDALMVETKAGRRAVRSEIFIDCSGDGDLAVWAGAPFEIGDQHGHPLYPSMMLRLNGIDPEKAGEAWRTIPQLMEKAIAAGTHQFPRKSAIVRPQKSGIEWRVNFTQVARADGHAINGVEPDDLTRGEIEGRKQALAAFEFLRTVPGFEKSYIVDLPPQLGIRETRRIKGGYQLSGEDVLGCASFTDSIGVNGWPIEAHVPGDVVFTFPPIPDSRGYNELPYRMLVPEGVDNLLVAGRCASMTHEGQSAARVSGACFVMGEAAGSAAALALSGNRIPRDIPVEKLQETLKQQGAFIGRDQPAPEGL; the protein is encoded by the coding sequence ATGCGGGCCACGACGATCGAAGAACCGGCACGCCAGGTGCCGCTTTATGGCGAGTACGAAGTGGTCGTGCTCGGCGGCGGCCCGGCCGGCATCGTCGCGGCGGCTTCAGCCGCGCGCGCTGGGCGAAAGACGCTGCTGATCGAGCGCTACGGCTTCCTCGGCGGTATGGGCACTGCGGCCGGTGTCACCAATTTCTGTGGCCTGCATGGCAATGTCTACGGCGAGCATCGCCGGCTGGTGCAAGGCATGGCCTCGGAGTTCCTGGCGCGCATCGATCGGCTGGGCGGCCTCAACACGCCGCATCTGATCCTTGGCAAGGTCTTTGCCCAGGCCTATGACACCGCAGCCTACAAGATCGCGGCCGACGAGCTGCTCGCCAGTCACAATGTGCACATTCTCTTCCATGCGCTTGGCGCTGGCGTGGTGATGGGGAACGAACGCCGCATCGACGCGCTGATGGTCGAGACCAAGGCCGGCCGGCGAGCGGTGCGATCGGAGATATTCATCGATTGCTCCGGCGACGGCGATCTCGCGGTCTGGGCCGGCGCGCCGTTCGAAATCGGCGACCAGCATGGCCATCCGCTGTACCCTTCGATGATGCTCCGCCTCAACGGCATCGATCCTGAGAAGGCGGGCGAAGCGTGGCGGACCATCCCGCAATTGATGGAGAAAGCCATCGCGGCCGGCACGCATCAATTTCCACGGAAAAGCGCGATCGTGCGACCGCAGAAATCCGGCATCGAATGGCGGGTGAACTTCACGCAGGTCGCGCGCGCGGATGGCCACGCCATCAACGGCGTCGAGCCCGACGATCTCACCCGCGGCGAGATCGAGGGCCGCAAGCAGGCGCTTGCCGCGTTCGAATTCCTGCGCACCGTGCCGGGCTTCGAAAAATCCTACATCGTCGATTTGCCGCCGCAGCTCGGCATCCGCGAGACCCGCCGCATCAAGGGCGGCTACCAGCTCAGCGGCGAGGACGTGCTCGGCTGCGCCTCCTTTACCGATTCCATCGGCGTCAATGGTTGGCCGATCGAGGCCCACGTTCCCGGTGACGTCGTCTTCACCTTCCCGCCGATCCCGGACTCGCGCGGCTATAACGAGCTGCCGTACCGGATGCTGGTGCCCGAAGGCGTCGACAATCTCCTGGTCGCCGGCCGCTGTGCCTCGATGACCCATGAGGGCCAGTCGGCCGCCCGGGTATCCGGTGCCTGTTTCGTGATGGGGGAGGCGGCCGGTTCCGCCGCGGCGCTGGCGCTGTCCGGAAATCGGATCCCGCGTGACATCCCCGTTGAAAAATTGCAGGAAACGTTGAAACAACAGGGCGCCTTCATCGGCCGGGATCAACCGGCCCCTGAGGGCCTCTAA
- a CDS encoding ABC transporter substrate-binding protein has product MIGIARLAVASLLAIMAVGTARAEDALKARIGVLRLSSSAPVFIAQDKGYFREAGLEVELKFFDAAQPIAVATTSGDVDFGITAFTAGLYNLAGKGTLKVIGGMSREKAGYPLIGYFASNNAYAAGLKTPKDLAGKRVAMTQVGSSFHYSLGLLADKYGFKLAEVKIVPLQSLSNAAAALKGETVDAALLPISTARKLMDEGGAKFLGWVGDETPWQLGAVFASPKTLANKALVTKLLGALAKADREYHDVILAAMKDGVAPINDKTKPLLEIIAKYTNLPVEQVVGNCAYIDPDGKLDVKNVDNQIKWLQEQGFVDKGFDADAIIAKDYVKAD; this is encoded by the coding sequence ATGATCGGGATTGCGCGGCTTGCGGTAGCCAGTCTTTTGGCGATTATGGCGGTGGGCACGGCCCGGGCCGAAGACGCGCTCAAGGCCAGGATCGGCGTGTTGCGCCTGTCCTCCTCTGCGCCGGTTTTCATTGCGCAGGACAAGGGCTATTTCCGCGAGGCCGGCCTCGAGGTCGAGCTGAAATTCTTCGACGCGGCGCAGCCGATCGCGGTCGCGACGACCTCGGGCGATGTCGATTTCGGCATCACCGCCTTCACCGCGGGTCTCTACAATCTCGCCGGCAAGGGCACGCTGAAGGTGATCGGCGGCATGAGCCGCGAGAAGGCCGGCTATCCCCTGATCGGCTATTTTGCCAGCAACAACGCCTACGCGGCCGGGTTGAAGACGCCGAAGGATCTCGCCGGCAAGCGCGTGGCGATGACCCAGGTCGGGTCGAGCTTCCACTATTCGCTCGGCCTGCTCGCCGACAAATACGGCTTCAAGCTCGCTGAGGTGAAGATCGTGCCGTTGCAATCGCTGTCGAATGCGGCGGCTGCACTGAAGGGCGAGACCGTCGATGCGGCACTGCTGCCGATCTCCACGGCGCGAAAACTGATGGACGAGGGCGGCGCGAAATTCCTGGGGTGGGTTGGTGACGAGACGCCCTGGCAATTGGGCGCGGTGTTCGCCTCGCCGAAGACGCTGGCCAACAAGGCGCTGGTGACGAAACTGCTCGGCGCGCTCGCCAAGGCGGACCGCGAATATCACGACGTCATCCTCGCCGCGATGAAGGACGGCGTTGCGCCCATCAACGACAAGACGAAGCCGCTGCTGGAAATCATCGCCAAGTACACCAATCTGCCGGTCGAGCAGGTGGTCGGCAACTGCGCCTATATCGATCCCGATGGCAAACTCGACGTGAAGAACGTCGACAACCAGATCAAATGGCTCCAGGAGCAGGGCTTCGTCGACAAGGGCTTTGACGCGGATGCGATCATCGCCAAGGACTATGTGAAGGCGGATTGA
- a CDS encoding ABC transporter ATP-binding protein, protein MDLIANHITHRFGELAVLDNVSFTVSAGEVVAIVGPSGCGKSTLLSILGGLLQPTSGAPELRGAPPADSLNPLTFVFQDFALLPWATVEENVEFPLLHTQLSAAQRRALVEDALRRTTLTDFRKAYPKQLSGGMRQRVGISRALAVKPAILLMDEPLSALDSQTRELLMEDFVRLLADGGMGAVYVTHNLEEAARLADRIVVLSRRPGRIREVVAVPMSRAARAEAAVREKLLALQNQIWSLIRNEAIDAEREVQHA, encoded by the coding sequence ATGGACCTGATCGCCAACCACATCACCCATCGCTTCGGCGAGCTTGCCGTGCTCGACAACGTCTCCTTCACCGTCAGCGCCGGCGAGGTGGTGGCGATCGTGGGGCCTTCCGGCTGCGGCAAGAGCACGCTGCTGTCGATCCTCGGCGGACTGTTGCAGCCGACCTCCGGCGCGCCCGAGCTGCGCGGCGCGCCGCCGGCGGACAGTCTCAATCCGCTGACCTTCGTGTTCCAGGATTTTGCGCTGCTGCCCTGGGCTACGGTCGAGGAGAACGTCGAATTTCCGCTGCTGCATACCCAGCTTTCGGCCGCGCAGCGCCGCGCGCTGGTCGAGGACGCCTTGCGCCGCACGACGCTGACTGATTTCCGCAAAGCCTATCCCAAGCAGCTTTCCGGCGGCATGCGCCAGCGCGTCGGCATTTCGCGCGCGCTCGCGGTCAAGCCCGCCATCCTCTTGATGGATGAGCCGCTGTCGGCGCTGGATTCGCAGACCCGCGAACTCTTGATGGAGGATTTCGTCCGCCTGCTCGCCGATGGCGGCATGGGCGCGGTGTATGTCACCCACAATCTCGAAGAGGCGGCGCGGCTTGCAGACCGTATCGTGGTGCTGTCGCGGCGGCCCGGCCGTATCCGCGAGGTAGTGGCCGTGCCGATGTCACGGGCCGCGCGCGCCGAAGCTGCGGTGCGCGAGAAGCTGCTGGCGCTGCAGAACCAGATCTGGTCGCTGATCCGCAACGAGGCCATCGATGCCGAGCGCGAGGTCCAGCATGCTTGA
- a CDS encoding ABC transporter permease: MLDRAGTPAKDETTRRVRFRGAGFVPASSRFGGWIALALVIAIWQAAGSAGLVNSLFLPTPSAIARAIYQLAISGALWQHLSASLLRIGIGWLLGTAAGVAVGFAIGLSRLARSVGITFISALFPIPKIALLPLLILWLGIGEEPKVATIALGVFFSTAISVYSGVDAVPRNLIRMAQSFNVPFATIVRKVIWPGALPAILAGFRITASVALLLVVSAEMIGAQYGIGAFVLQAGNLMQTDQLLAGVVILSVFGLAIGKVIGWLETRLLHWR; this comes from the coding sequence ATGCTTGACCGTGCTGGGACACCTGCGAAGGACGAGACGACGCGGCGCGTCCGCTTTCGCGGCGCCGGCTTCGTGCCGGCGTCGAGCCGGTTCGGCGGCTGGATCGCGCTCGCCCTCGTCATCGCGATCTGGCAGGCGGCCGGCAGCGCCGGCCTCGTCAATTCATTGTTTCTGCCGACACCATCGGCGATCGCGCGCGCGATCTACCAGCTCGCGATCTCGGGCGCGCTCTGGCAGCATCTGTCGGCGTCGCTGCTGCGTATCGGCATCGGCTGGCTGCTGGGGACAGCGGCGGGCGTCGCCGTCGGCTTCGCCATCGGCTTGTCGCGGCTCGCGCGCAGCGTCGGTATCACTTTCATCTCGGCGCTGTTCCCGATCCCGAAGATCGCGCTGCTGCCGCTTCTGATACTCTGGCTCGGCATCGGCGAAGAGCCGAAGGTCGCGACCATTGCCCTCGGGGTGTTCTTCTCGACCGCGATCTCGGTCTATAGCGGCGTCGACGCGGTGCCGCGCAACCTGATCCGCATGGCGCAGAGCTTCAACGTGCCGTTCGCGACCATCGTGCGCAAGGTGATCTGGCCTGGCGCACTGCCCGCGATCCTCGCCGGCTTCCGCATCACGGCATCGGTCGCGCTCTTGCTCGTCGTCAGTGCCGAGATGATCGGCGCCCAATACGGCATCGGCGCCTTCGTGCTCCAGGCCGGCAATCTGATGCAGACCGATCAGCTGCTCGCGGGCGTGGTGATCCTGTCGGTGTTCGGGCTCGCGATCGGCAAGGTGATCGGCTGGCTGGAGACGCGGCTGTTGCACTGGCGGTAG
- the gtdA gene encoding gentisate 1,2-dioxygenase — MEAVTKTPEREAFYRKIDGENLTALWTVMSDLITPEPKSACRPHLWKFEIIRDYMVEAGKLITAKEAERRVLVLENPGLRGQSKITTSLYAGVQMVVPGDVAPAHRHSQSALRFVLEGKGAHTAVDGERTAMEPGDFIITPSMTWHDHSNETGEPMFWLDGLDIPLVQFLDCSFAEGSKEDQQKITKPAGDSFARYGHNLLPVDVKRSSKTSPIFSYPYAYTREALEKARTSQEWDACHGLKLKFSNPETGDFAMPTIGTFIQLLPKGFKTARYRATDATVFCPIEGRGRSRIGDTVFEWGTRDLFVVPSWHWVTHEAEDDAVLFSFSDRPVQQKLDLFREDRGNA; from the coding sequence ATGGAAGCCGTGACCAAGACGCCGGAACGCGAGGCGTTCTACAGGAAGATCGACGGCGAAAACCTCACCGCGCTATGGACGGTGATGAGCGACCTGATCACGCCGGAGCCCAAGAGCGCCTGCCGCCCGCACCTCTGGAAGTTCGAAATCATCCGCGACTACATGGTTGAAGCCGGCAAGCTCATCACCGCCAAGGAGGCCGAGCGGCGCGTGCTGGTGCTGGAGAACCCGGGCCTGCGTGGGCAATCCAAGATCACAACGTCGCTCTATGCCGGCGTGCAGATGGTGGTGCCGGGCGACGTCGCGCCGGCGCATCGCCACAGCCAGTCCGCACTGCGCTTCGTGCTTGAAGGTAAAGGAGCACACACCGCCGTCGACGGCGAGCGCACCGCGATGGAGCCCGGTGATTTCATCATCACGCCATCGATGACATGGCACGATCATTCCAACGAGACCGGCGAGCCGATGTTCTGGCTCGACGGCCTCGACATCCCCTTGGTGCAGTTCCTCGACTGCTCCTTCGCGGAAGGCTCGAAAGAGGACCAGCAGAAGATCACAAAACCCGCGGGCGACAGCTTTGCGCGCTACGGCCACAATCTCTTGCCGGTCGACGTGAAGCGTTCGTCGAAGACCTCGCCGATCTTCAGCTATCCCTATGCCTACACGCGTGAAGCGCTGGAGAAGGCGAGGACGAGCCAGGAATGGGACGCCTGCCACGGGCTGAAGCTGAAGTTCAGCAATCCCGAGACCGGCGATTTCGCGATGCCGACGATCGGCACCTTCATCCAGCTGCTGCCGAAGGGATTTAAGACCGCGCGTTATCGCGCGACGGATGCGACGGTGTTCTGCCCGATCGAGGGCCGCGGCCGCAGCCGCATCGGCGATACCGTCTTCGAATGGGGCACGCGCGATTTGTTCGTGGTGCCGAGCTGGCACTGGGTCACACACGAGGCCGAGGACGACGCCGTGCTGTTCAGTTTCTCGGACCGGCCGGTCCAGCAGAAGCTGGATCTGTTCCGGGAGGACAGAGGCAACGCATGA
- the maiA gene encoding maleylacetoacetate isomerase, giving the protein MKLHGYFRSSAAYRVRIALNLKGLGAEHLPHHLRKGEQCAPAYLAINPQGLVPALESDAGTVLTQSVAIIEWLDETHPNPPLLPKDPLQRAKVRAFALAIACDTHPVQNLKVLARLRELGLPEEKVQDWAAWVNREGLSACETLIKDEPGPFCFGDAPTLADLCLVPQLANARRFGVDVSAYPRLLKAEAAAKALPAFIEAAPEKQPDAE; this is encoded by the coding sequence ATGAAGCTGCACGGCTATTTCCGCTCCAGCGCCGCTTATCGCGTGCGGATCGCGCTGAATCTCAAAGGTCTCGGCGCCGAGCATCTGCCGCATCATCTTCGCAAGGGCGAGCAATGCGCGCCCGCCTATCTCGCCATCAACCCGCAAGGCCTGGTGCCGGCGTTGGAGAGCGATGCGGGGACAGTGCTGACCCAATCGGTGGCGATCATCGAATGGCTCGACGAGACGCACCCCAATCCGCCGCTGCTGCCGAAGGATCCGCTGCAGCGCGCCAAGGTGCGGGCGTTTGCGCTGGCGATCGCCTGCGACACCCATCCGGTGCAGAACCTGAAGGTGCTGGCGCGGCTGCGCGAACTCGGTCTGCCCGAGGAGAAGGTCCAGGACTGGGCGGCGTGGGTCAACCGCGAGGGGCTGTCGGCCTGCGAAACGCTGATCAAGGACGAGCCGGGTCCGTTCTGTTTCGGCGATGCGCCGACGCTGGCTGATCTCTGCCTCGTGCCGCAGCTCGCCAATGCGCGCCGCTTCGGTGTCGACGTCTCCGCCTATCCGCGCCTGCTGAAGGCGGAAGCCGCCGCCAAGGCGCTGCCGGCCTTCATCGAAGCCGCACCAGAGAAGCAGCCCGATGCCGAGTAA
- a CDS encoding MarR family winged helix-turn-helix transcriptional regulator encodes MPSKPSAPITIDAVYAAPGYLFRRMQQIAVSIFMEECKAFDLTPVQYAALIAIHTHPGIDATRLSAVIAFDRSTLGSVIERLQAKDFVERRPAPEDKRIKLLYLTKAGAAILREIIPAVERAQARMLEPLKPADRKTLMGLLVQLVDLNNEASRVPLRAEDALEHLGKAG; translated from the coding sequence ATGCCGAGTAAGCCGTCCGCTCCGATCACGATCGACGCAGTCTATGCCGCGCCGGGCTATCTGTTCCGGCGCATGCAGCAGATCGCGGTCTCGATCTTCATGGAGGAGTGCAAGGCGTTCGACCTGACGCCGGTGCAATATGCGGCGCTGATCGCGATCCACACCCACCCCGGCATCGACGCGACGCGGCTGTCGGCGGTGATCGCCTTCGACCGCTCGACGCTCGGCAGCGTGATCGAGCGGCTACAAGCCAAGGATTTTGTCGAGCGCAGGCCTGCGCCCGAGGACAAGCGGATCAAGCTGCTCTACCTGACGAAGGCGGGCGCGGCGATCCTGCGCGAGATCATCCCCGCCGTCGAGCGCGCCCAGGCGCGCATGCTGGAGCCGCTGAAGCCGGCAGACCGCAAGACGCTGATGGGTCTGCTCGTGCAGCTCGTCGATCTCAACAACGAGGCCTCACGCGTGCCGTTGCGGGCGGAAGATGCGCTGGAGCATCTGGGCAAGGCGGGGTGA
- a CDS encoding benzoate-CoA ligase family protein, with the protein MSNEIRDQVPADSEGAREIGFAVPQTYNASRVLFDNLAKGRGDKIALLGPAGTRTYAQLCAEACRWGNGFASLGLTRGDRVLLFLDDTPAYPAAFFGAVRAGFVPLLINTLTPPDLLQFYLADSGANVAVADAEFCARFDLEACKDTGLRTLIVVNGEVRDHAAPKAVAAANWLAQFPAELAEAPTHRDEMAFWMYSSGSTGRPKGIVHLQHDMAYSEAAFAQSVLKLTPDDICFSVPKIFFAYGFGNSVTFPFSAGAATLLLPGQPKPASIFAAIAQYRPTVFFGLPTLYTSLTKADGADKTDFSSLRMALSAAEVLSAEVFNGWKTLTGLEIVEGLGSTEVLHIYLSNRPERKKLGAAGLRVPGYEVALRDKDGRDVADNEEGILWVRGDSNTPLYWNRPDKSAETIREGGWIYTGDRFVRDADGFHFFRGRADDLIKISGQWVYPLEVELCLADHPEIRECAVFAAELPDRRMTLKAVVVMNNRTVNPGDATRRLQDYVKGKLLPYKYPREVIFTDELPKTGTGKIDRQALLRM; encoded by the coding sequence ATGAGCAACGAGATTCGCGACCAGGTGCCCGCCGACAGCGAGGGGGCTCGCGAGATCGGCTTTGCCGTTCCGCAAACCTACAACGCCAGCCGCGTGCTGTTCGACAATCTCGCCAAGGGCCGCGGCGACAAGATCGCGCTGTTGGGTCCCGCGGGCACGCGGACCTATGCGCAGCTCTGCGCGGAGGCTTGCCGCTGGGGCAACGGCTTTGCATCACTCGGCCTCACGCGCGGCGACCGCGTGCTCTTGTTCCTGGACGACACCCCGGCCTATCCGGCCGCCTTCTTCGGGGCGGTGCGCGCCGGCTTCGTGCCGCTCCTGATCAACACGCTGACGCCGCCGGATCTGCTGCAATTCTATCTCGCCGATTCCGGCGCGAACGTTGCCGTGGCGGATGCCGAGTTCTGCGCGCGCTTCGACCTGGAAGCCTGCAAGGACACCGGTCTGCGCACGCTGATCGTCGTCAATGGCGAGGTGCGCGATCATGCGGCACCGAAAGCGGTTGCGGCGGCAAACTGGCTCGCTCAGTTCCCGGCCGAGTTGGCCGAAGCGCCCACGCACCGCGACGAGATGGCGTTCTGGATGTATTCCTCGGGGTCGACCGGACGGCCCAAGGGCATCGTGCATCTCCAGCACGACATGGCCTATAGCGAAGCCGCCTTTGCGCAGAGCGTGCTGAAGCTGACGCCTGACGACATCTGCTTTTCCGTACCGAAAATCTTCTTCGCCTACGGCTTCGGCAATTCCGTTACTTTCCCGTTCTCTGCGGGCGCGGCGACACTGCTGCTTCCGGGCCAGCCGAAGCCCGCCTCGATCTTTGCCGCGATCGCGCAGTACAGACCGACGGTCTTCTTCGGCCTGCCGACGCTCTATACGTCGCTGACCAAGGCTGACGGCGCAGACAAGACCGACTTCTCGTCATTGCGCATGGCGCTTTCCGCCGCCGAGGTGCTCTCGGCCGAGGTCTTCAACGGCTGGAAGACGCTCACCGGCCTCGAGATCGTCGAAGGCCTCGGCTCGACCGAGGTGCTGCACATCTATCTCTCGAACCGGCCCGAGCGGAAGAAGCTCGGCGCGGCAGGCCTGCGCGTCCCCGGCTACGAGGTCGCGCTCCGCGACAAGGACGGCCGCGACGTCGCCGACAACGAGGAAGGCATCTTGTGGGTGCGCGGCGATTCCAACACGCCGCTGTACTGGAACCGGCCGGACAAATCCGCCGAGACCATCCGCGAGGGAGGGTGGATCTACACCGGCGATCGTTTCGTCCGCGATGCCGATGGCTTCCACTTCTTCCGCGGCCGCGCCGATGATCTCATCAAGATCTCGGGTCAGTGGGTCTATCCGCTCGAGGTCGAGCTCTGCCTCGCCGACCACCCCGAGATCCGCGAATGCGCGGTGTTCGCCGCCGAGCTGCCGGACCGCCGCATGACGCTGAAGGCGGTCGTGGTGATGAACAACCGCACCGTTAACCCGGGTGACGCGACGCGGCGGCTGCAGGACTATGTGAAGGGCAAGCTGCTGCCCTACAAATATCCGCGCGAGGTGATCTTCACCGACGAGCTGCCGAAAACCGGCACGGGGAAGATCGATCGGCAGGCGTTGTTGAGGATGTGA